A portion of the Sagittula stellata E-37 genome contains these proteins:
- a CDS encoding paraquat-inducible protein A, producing the protein MSTAREMGLVTCTACARVWPAGTPECGRCGHRLQSRHAGSLQMVWAFWLTGLLCYIPANIYPMLVTSTLVSTEANTIVGGAVEIARHGEIAIAAIVLIASVIIPVAKFIAIAYLAVSVQRGRVHGAHGKMHLYEIVEFIGRWSMIDVFVVAILSALVQLSVVASIHPGSAALTFALSVIFTMLSARSFDTRLIWDAHVPHGQTAAPLPPSPGTE; encoded by the coding sequence ATGAGCACCGCCCGCGAGATGGGGCTGGTCACCTGTACCGCCTGCGCCCGCGTCTGGCCCGCCGGCACGCCCGAGTGCGGCCGCTGCGGGCACCGCCTGCAGTCGCGCCACGCGGGCAGCCTGCAGATGGTCTGGGCGTTCTGGCTCACCGGCCTGCTGTGCTACATCCCCGCCAACATCTACCCGATGCTCGTGACATCGACCCTCGTCAGCACCGAGGCCAACACCATCGTCGGCGGCGCGGTGGAGATCGCCCGCCACGGTGAGATCGCCATCGCCGCCATCGTGCTGATCGCCTCGGTGATCATCCCGGTCGCCAAGTTCATCGCCATCGCCTACCTGGCGGTGTCGGTGCAGCGCGGCAGGGTGCACGGCGCGCATGGCAAGATGCACCTCTACGAGATCGTCGAGTTCATCGGCCGCTGGTCGATGATCGACGTCTTCGTCGTGGCCATCCTCAGTGCATTGGTGCAACTGTCCGTCGTGGCCTCCATCCATCCCGGGTCGGCGGCATTGACCTTTGCGCTCTCCGTCATATTCACCATGCTGTCAGCCAGATCGTTCGACACGCGCCTGATCTGGGATGCCCATGTCCCGCACGGCCAGACGGCCGCCCCGCTGCCCCCGAGCCCCGGAACCGAATGA
- a CDS encoding paraquat-inducible protein A encodes MTAQTERTGAGKGLSGMDTAALIGCPNCDEVYVARTPPARRRAVCDRCGTVLISSRRNAGIPILALSVAVLVLVLAAAFHPFLSINAAGLGNRVSLLDVATSFRSGVLVLVSVATVMLIVALPALRVALLIYVIAPLEMGLRPARHARLAFRAAQELKPWSMTEVFSIGCAVALVKVSDLARLEFGSAFWMFVALSVIVVISDRFMCSWSIWQAIDAAEGDATASAREPG; translated from the coding sequence ATGACAGCTCAGACCGAGCGCACGGGTGCCGGAAAGGGGCTGTCCGGGATGGACACTGCCGCGCTAATCGGCTGCCCGAACTGCGACGAGGTCTACGTGGCGCGCACCCCGCCCGCCAGGCGCCGCGCCGTCTGCGACCGCTGCGGCACGGTGCTGATCTCAAGCCGTAGGAACGCCGGGATCCCCATCCTCGCCCTGTCGGTGGCGGTGCTGGTCCTGGTGTTGGCCGCGGCCTTCCACCCCTTCCTGTCGATCAACGCCGCGGGGCTGGGGAACCGGGTGTCGCTGCTGGACGTGGCCACCAGCTTCCGCTCCGGCGTGCTGGTTCTGGTCTCGGTGGCGACGGTGATGCTGATCGTGGCGCTCCCGGCGCTGCGCGTGGCGCTTCTGATCTACGTCATCGCGCCGCTGGAGATGGGGCTGAGACCCGCGCGCCACGCCCGCCTCGCCTTCCGCGCCGCGCAGGAGCTGAAGCCCTGGTCGATGACGGAGGTCTTCTCCATCGGATGCGCGGTGGCGCTGGTGAAGGTCTCCGACCTCGCCCGGCTCGAGTTCGGCTCGGCGTTCTGGATGTTCGTGGCGCTGTCGGTGATCGTGGTGATCTCGGACCGCTTCATGTGCAGCTGGTCGATCTGGCAGGCCATCGACGCCGCCGAGGGTGACGCTACGGCATCTGCCCGCGAACCGGGCTGA